GGCTCTCGTCATCCGGCACTTCGGCTCGAAGGAGGAGCTCTTCCTCGAGACCATGCAGCTCGACGCGGAGCTGCATCCGCTGCTGGACGGCCCGCTCGACGAGCTCGGCGAGCACTTCATCGAGTACATGCTCGACACGGGCGACCGGGTGCGCGGGGTCTACCTCGCCCTCATCCGGGCGAGCGAGTCCGACGGCGTCGTGCCGCGCCTCCGCGAGATGCACGACACCGCGTTCGTGCTGCCGCTGCAGTCGCGGCTCGACGGACCGGATGCCGAGCTGCGCGCGCGACTCGCGGCCGCGGTCGTCGGCGGTCTGCTCTACGCCCTGTGGGTCGTGCAGGACGAGCACCTGCTCGCGACCGACCAGGCCGAGATCGTGACGCGTTACGGCGCGCTCGTGCAGGCGGTCATCGCGCCCGCCCCCACCGCCACCCCCTGACGCGAGAGTTCCCGTTCCGCGCGTTCGTTCCCGAAGGAACGGG
The Protaetiibacter sp. SSC-01 genome window above contains:
- a CDS encoding TetR/AcrR family transcriptional regulator, coding for MSAPRPSTKESIRAAAERLFPVHGYVGTSVRDIASEAGVDPALVIRHFGSKEELFLETMQLDAELHPLLDGPLDELGEHFIEYMLDTGDRVRGVYLALIRASESDGVVPRLREMHDTAFVLPLQSRLDGPDAELRARLAAAVVGGLLYALWVVQDEHLLATDQAEIVTRYGALVQAVIAPAPTATP